A genomic window from Diospyros lotus cultivar Yz01 chromosome 2, ASM1463336v1, whole genome shotgun sequence includes:
- the LOC127795486 gene encoding F-box/kelch-repeat protein At1g15670-like, which produces MELLPGLPDHLALECLIRLPSDHFTVAASVSKAWKAEIQLPDFTRRRNAAGFARSVLVLAQVRVDPAGKRTYDVMPTPTSRLTLWDPETGSWSELPPFSGGLPMFGVGVVGVGSELVVMGGCEPGTCRISNSVFVYSFVSGKWRRGAPMPGSPRIFFGCASDSARVVYVAGGHDDEKNALKSAMVYDVARDEWAPLPDMAEERDECKAVFHRGKFQVISGYPTEMQGWFRADSEALDVSTGRWDHEEDFLGAATCPRTCVEGGDGRVYMCHDGNVMARAERTWEVEAALPAAVRNVTHATAWRSSLLVIGCERFGEAHRAYVMNLKNRSWKEVAAGDEYGGHVQAGCCLEI; this is translated from the coding sequence atggAGCTTCTTCCGGGTCTTCCAGACCATCTCGCTCTCGAATGTCTCATTCGTTTACCTTCCGATCACTTCACCGTGGCTGCCTCCGTATCCAAAGCCTGGAAGGCTGAGATTCAGCTGCCCGACTTCACGCGCCGCCGTAATGCGGCGGGTTTCGCCCGCTCCGTTCTTGTGCTCGCGCAGGTTCGGGTCGATCCCGCCGGAAAAAGAACCTACGATGTCATGCCCACTCCCACTTCCCGCCTCACCCTTTGGGACCCGGAAACCGGTTCCTGGTCCGAGCTGCCGCCGTTTTCAGGCGGGTTGCCCATGTTCGGCGTCGGCGTAGTCGGAGTTGGGTCGGAGCTGGTAGTGATGGGCGGGTGCGAACCGGGGACTTGTCGGATCTCCAATTCAGTCTTCGTTTACAGCTTCGTGTCGGGGAAGTGGCGGCGCGGGGCTCCGATGCCGGGCAGCCCGAGAATATTCTTCGGGTGCGCGTCGGATTCCGCCCGGGTGGTGTATGTTGCCGGGGGCCACGACGACGAGAAGAACGCGCTGAAATCGGCGATGGTGTATGATGTGGCGAGGGACGAGTGGGCCCCGCTGCCGGACATGGCGGAGGAGCGGGACGAGTGCAAGGCGGTTTTCCACCGTGGCAAGTTCCAGGTCATCAGCGGGTACCCGACGGAAATGCAGGGCTGGTTCCGGGCCGACTCCGAGGCATTGGATGTCTCGACGGGCCGGTGGGACCACGAAGAGGATTTCCTGGGAGCCGCCACGTGTCCGAGAACCTGCGTGGAAGGCGGCGATGGACGGGTGTACATGTGCCACGACGGGAACGTAATGGCACGTGCGGAGAGAACGTGGGAGGTGGAGGCGGCACTACCAGCGGCGGTGCGCAACGTGACACACGCGACGGCGTGGCGGTCGAGTTTGCTAGTGATTGGCTGCGAACGGTTTGGCGAGGCGCACAGAGCCTACGTGATGAATTTGAAGAATCGCAGCTGGAAAGAGGTGGCCGCCGGCGATGAATACGGCGGCCACGTCCAGGCCGGTTGCTGCCTGGAGATTTGA
- the LOC127795423 gene encoding F-box/kelch-repeat protein At1g80440-like, with amino-acid sequence MTCSNSSMELLPGLPDHLALECLIRLPFHHFSVAASVSKAWNAEIQMPEFRRRRDEAGFSRSVLVLAQARVDPNRERNSKVMATPAYRLTLCDPESGSWSELPPLPAFSDGLPMFCGLVGVGSELVVMGGCEPGNWRISNSVFVYSFVSGKWRRGAPMPGGPRIFFGCVSDSGGAVYVAGGHDDEKNALKSAMTYDVARDEWAPLPDMAEERDECKAVFHRGKLHVISGYPTEMQGRFRADSEALDISAGRWDHEEESLCSATCPRTCVDDGDGRLYMCQDGNVMAREEGTWERVAALPAAVRNVAHVTAWQSKLVVIGCERYGEAHRAQLMDLKSGSWNEVAGGEEYGGHVQGGCYLEI; translated from the coding sequence ATGACCTGCTCCAACTCTTCCATGGAGCTCCTTCCGGGTCTTCCGGACCATCTCGCTCTCGAATGTCTTATCCGTTTACCTTTCCATCACTTCTCCGTCGCCGCCTCCGTTTCCAAGGCTTGGAACGCCGAAATTCAGATGCCCGAGTTCAGACGCCGCCGGGATGAGGCCGGGTTCTCCCGCTCCGTTCTTGTGCTGGCGCAGGCTCGGGTCGATCCCAACAGAGAAAGAAACTCCAAGGTCATGGCTACTCCCGCTTACCGCCTCACCCTCTGCGACCCAGAATCCGGATCCTGGTCGGAGCTGCCGCCGTTGCCGGCATTTTCAGACGGGTTGCCCATGTTCTGCGGCCTCGTCGGAGTTGGGTCGGAGCTGGTAGTGATGGGCGGGTGCGAACCGGGGAATTGGCGGATTTCCAATTCAGTCTTCGTTTACAGCTTCGTGTCAGGGAAGTGGCGGCGCGGGGCTCCGATGCCGGGCGGCCCGAGAATATTCTTCGGGTGCGTGTCGGATTCCGGCGGGGCGGTGTACGTTGCAGGGGGTCACGACGACGAAAAGAACGCGCTGAAATCGGCGATGACGTATGACGTAGCGAGGGACGAGTGGGCCCCGCTGCCGGACATGGCGGAGGAGCGCGACGAGTGCAAGGCGGTTTTCCATCGTGGCAAGCTCCACGTAATCAGCGGGTACCCGACGGAAATGCAGGGCCGGTTCCGGGCCGACTCCGAAGCCTTGGATATCTCAGCCGGCCGGTGGGATCACGAAGAGGAATCCTTGTGTTCTGCCACGTGCCCGAGAACCTGCGTGGACGACGGCGATGGACGGCTGTACATGTGCCAGGACGGAAACGTAATGGCACGCGAGGAGGGCACCTGGGAGCGGGTAGCGGCACTACCGGCGGCGGTGCGGAACGTGGCGCACGTGACCGCGTGGCAGTCGAAGTTGGTGGTGATTGGTTGCGAGCGGTATGGCGAGGCCCACAGGGCTCAGTTGATGGATTTGAAGAGTGGAAGCTGGAATGAAGTGGCCGGCGGCGAGGAATACGGCGGGCACGTCCAGGGCGGCTGTTATCTGGAGATATAA